From Clarias gariepinus isolate MV-2021 ecotype Netherlands chromosome 2, CGAR_prim_01v2, whole genome shotgun sequence, one genomic window encodes:
- the LOC128541305 gene encoding trace amine-associated receptor 13c-like yields MNLTEFNQSDRCVQFFCSVRSVSPAVYILLYVCLAAVVLLTLCGNLLIIISILNFNQLHTPTNMLVLSLAVSDFLVGIFLMPVMLIWTIESCWIFGRYFCSIYWLFSGLLIISSYTIAQIAVDRYLALSNPFLYMNIVSVRITCVVIVFNWCLSLLYNIAVLYFNGNFQSSVLCPGECFLFLNEVWSVIDLVLSFIFPLSVIIILYTRVFVIAKKHATAIRELNNHTRTKTQKITSHSMKSERKAAKVLGILVSVFLVCLLPYFIYSLLVNVIELQLETFRNVLIMFHFNSTINPFIYALFYPWFRRCIKLIVTLQIFQTDSALINVLGVSAPRP; encoded by the exons ATGAACCTGACAGAGTTTAATCAGTCTGATCGCTGTGTGCAGTTCTTCTGTTCAGTTAGATCTGTATCTcctgcagtttatatattactgtatgtgtgtttagctGCAGTGGTTCTGCTAACACTGTGTGGAAATCTGCTCATTATTATCTCTATTCTTAACTTCAACCAGCTTCATACACCGACTAACATGCTTGTGCTCTCTCTGGCTGTGTCAGATTTTCTTGTTGGCATTTTTCTAATGCCGGTAATGTTAATCTGGACTATTGAGTCATGCTGGATTTTTGGGAGATATTTCTGCAGCATCTACTGGCTGTTTAGTGGTCTTCTCATAATATCAAGCTATACTATTGCTCAGATTGCTGTGGATCGGTATTTGGCACTCTCAAACCCCTTTCTCTACATGAACATTGTCTCTGTGAGAATCACTTgtgttgtaattgtttttaattggtGTCTATCTCTGCTCTATAACATAGCAGTCCTATATTTTAATGGAAACTTTCAAAGTTCTGTCTTGTGTCCTGGAGagtgttttctctttctcaatGAGGTTTGGTCTGTAATTGATCtagtattatcttttatatttccactttctgTCATAATCATATTGTATACTCGGGTTTTTGTGattgctaagaaacatgccactgctatcagagagcttaataatcacacacggactaaaacacagaaaatcacttcacactcaatgaaatctgagagaaaagcagctaaagttttaggcattttagtgtctgtgtttctggtgtgtttactcccatattttatttacagtttattagtCAATGTTATTGAATTACAGTTAGAAACATTTAGGAACGTTTTAAttatgtttcattttaattccacaattaatccatttatttatgctctgtTTTACCCATGGTTTAGGAGGTGTATTAAATTAATTGTCACTCTACAAATATTCCAAACAGACTCTGCATTaatcaat gtactgggtgtcTCTGCCCCAAGGCCGTAA